From Hippoglossus stenolepis isolate QCI-W04-F060 chromosome 19, HSTE1.2, whole genome shotgun sequence, the proteins below share one genomic window:
- the gdap1 gene encoding ganglioside-induced differentiation-associated protein 1 isoform X2, with product MMTRGIKRRIVNNRRVRLAIAEKGLHCQEYDVSLPLSEHNEPWFMRLNPTGEVPVLVHDDNVICDPTQIMDYLEHNFTDEGTPKLVPEEGSTYYHRVQHYRELLDSLQMDAYTHGCILHPEITVDSHIPAYAASRIRTQIGNTQSELKKLAEQNPELKDAYVAKQRRLKSKLFDHDNMKYLKKLLDELEGVMDQVETELQRREEETPEEGTQSWLCGDFFSMADISLAVTLHRLKFLGLSRRYWGNGNRVNLETYYERVVERPAFRRVLGHVNNILISAVLPVAFRVAKKNAPVIVGTTLLIGLLGGATYLAFLYMRKRLTTFS from the exons ATGATGACTAGAGGGATAAAAAGAAGGATAGTGAACAACAGGAGG GTGCGTCTGGCCATAGCAGAAAAAGGTTTGCACTGTCAGGAGTACGATGTGAGTCTGCCGCTCAGCGAGCACAACGAGCCGTGGTTCATGCGTCTGAATCCAACGGGTGAAGTTCCCGTCTTAGTCCACGATGACAACGTCATCTGTGACCCGACACAGATCATGGACTATCTGGAGCACAACTTCACTGATG AGGGCACACCCAAGCTGGTACCTGAAGAGGGCAGCACATACTATCACAGGGTGCAGCACTACAGAGAGCTGCTGGACTCACTACAGATGGATGCCTACACCCACGGCTGCATCCTCCACCCTGAGATCACAGTGGACTCGCACATACCAGCCTATGCTGCCTCGCGCATCCGAA CACAGATTGGAAACACACAGTCGGAGCTGAAAAAACTGGCCGAGCAGAATCCAGAGCTGAAAGATGCTTATGTTGCAAAACAGAGGCGCTTAAAA TCTAAGTTGTTTGACCACGACAACATGAAGTACCTGAAGAAGCTTCTGGATGAACTGGAGGGTGTGATGGACcaggtggagacagagcttcagaggagggaggaagaaacaCCAG AGGAAGGAACTCAGTCCTGGCTGTGTGGTGACTTCTTCAGCATGGCCGACATCTCTCTGGCAGTAACCTTACACCGCCTCAAGTTCCTCGGCCTCTCCCGTCGCTACTGGGGCAACGGTAACCGTGTCAACCTGGAAACGTACTACGAGCGTGTGGTGGAGCGCCCGGCCTTCAGGAGGGTTTTGGGCCACGTCAACAACATCCTGATATCTGCTGTCCTGCCGGTGGCGTTTCGTGTGGCCAAGAAGAACGCGCCGGTAATTGTCGGTACCACTCTGCTGATAGGCCTCCTGGGCGGAGCCACATACTTGGCCTTTCTGTACATGAGGAAGAGGCTCACTACCTTTAGCTGA
- the gdap1 gene encoding ganglioside-induced differentiation-associated protein 1 isoform X1 yields MILTNKMASESSSVTQDEKTALIEAESGQDAVQQQEGETSEKQHESKLTLYHWTQSFNSQKVRLAIAEKGLHCQEYDVSLPLSEHNEPWFMRLNPTGEVPVLVHDDNVICDPTQIMDYLEHNFTDEGTPKLVPEEGSTYYHRVQHYRELLDSLQMDAYTHGCILHPEITVDSHIPAYAASRIRTQIGNTQSELKKLAEQNPELKDAYVAKQRRLKSKLFDHDNMKYLKKLLDELEGVMDQVETELQRREEETPEEGTQSWLCGDFFSMADISLAVTLHRLKFLGLSRRYWGNGNRVNLETYYERVVERPAFRRVLGHVNNILISAVLPVAFRVAKKNAPVIVGTTLLIGLLGGATYLAFLYMRKRLTTFS; encoded by the exons ATGATACTAACAAATAAAATggcgtctgaaagcagctctgtaACCCAGGATGAGAAAACAGCTCTGATAGAAGCAGAGTCGGGACAAGATGCTgttcagcagcaggaaggagaaaCGTCTGAGAAGCAACATGAGTCCAAGTTGACGCTTTATCACTGGACTCAGTCTTTTAATTCTCAGAAG GTGCGTCTGGCCATAGCAGAAAAAGGTTTGCACTGTCAGGAGTACGATGTGAGTCTGCCGCTCAGCGAGCACAACGAGCCGTGGTTCATGCGTCTGAATCCAACGGGTGAAGTTCCCGTCTTAGTCCACGATGACAACGTCATCTGTGACCCGACACAGATCATGGACTATCTGGAGCACAACTTCACTGATG AGGGCACACCCAAGCTGGTACCTGAAGAGGGCAGCACATACTATCACAGGGTGCAGCACTACAGAGAGCTGCTGGACTCACTACAGATGGATGCCTACACCCACGGCTGCATCCTCCACCCTGAGATCACAGTGGACTCGCACATACCAGCCTATGCTGCCTCGCGCATCCGAA CACAGATTGGAAACACACAGTCGGAGCTGAAAAAACTGGCCGAGCAGAATCCAGAGCTGAAAGATGCTTATGTTGCAAAACAGAGGCGCTTAAAA TCTAAGTTGTTTGACCACGACAACATGAAGTACCTGAAGAAGCTTCTGGATGAACTGGAGGGTGTGATGGACcaggtggagacagagcttcagaggagggaggaagaaacaCCAG AGGAAGGAACTCAGTCCTGGCTGTGTGGTGACTTCTTCAGCATGGCCGACATCTCTCTGGCAGTAACCTTACACCGCCTCAAGTTCCTCGGCCTCTCCCGTCGCTACTGGGGCAACGGTAACCGTGTCAACCTGGAAACGTACTACGAGCGTGTGGTGGAGCGCCCGGCCTTCAGGAGGGTTTTGGGCCACGTCAACAACATCCTGATATCTGCTGTCCTGCCGGTGGCGTTTCGTGTGGCCAAGAAGAACGCGCCGGTAATTGTCGGTACCACTCTGCTGATAGGCCTCCTGGGCGGAGCCACATACTTGGCCTTTCTGTACATGAGGAAGAGGCTCACTACCTTTAGCTGA
- the gdap1 gene encoding ganglioside-induced differentiation-associated protein 1 isoform X3 has protein sequence MTTSSVTRHRSWTIWSTTSLMLCSKGAVTSQWRTYEGTPKLVPEEGSTYYHRVQHYRELLDSLQMDAYTHGCILHPEITVDSHIPAYAASRIRTQIGNTQSELKKLAEQNPELKDAYVAKQRRLKSKLFDHDNMKYLKKLLDELEGVMDQVETELQRREEETPEEGTQSWLCGDFFSMADISLAVTLHRLKFLGLSRRYWGNGNRVNLETYYERVVERPAFRRVLGHVNNILISAVLPVAFRVAKKNAPVIVGTTLLIGLLGGATYLAFLYMRKRLTTFS, from the exons ATGACAACGTCATCTGTGACCCGACACAGATCATGGACTATCTGGAGCACAACTTCACTGATG CTTTGTTCTAAGGGTGCAGTCACCTCACAGTGGAGAACGTACG AGGGCACACCCAAGCTGGTACCTGAAGAGGGCAGCACATACTATCACAGGGTGCAGCACTACAGAGAGCTGCTGGACTCACTACAGATGGATGCCTACACCCACGGCTGCATCCTCCACCCTGAGATCACAGTGGACTCGCACATACCAGCCTATGCTGCCTCGCGCATCCGAA CACAGATTGGAAACACACAGTCGGAGCTGAAAAAACTGGCCGAGCAGAATCCAGAGCTGAAAGATGCTTATGTTGCAAAACAGAGGCGCTTAAAA TCTAAGTTGTTTGACCACGACAACATGAAGTACCTGAAGAAGCTTCTGGATGAACTGGAGGGTGTGATGGACcaggtggagacagagcttcagaggagggaggaagaaacaCCAG AGGAAGGAACTCAGTCCTGGCTGTGTGGTGACTTCTTCAGCATGGCCGACATCTCTCTGGCAGTAACCTTACACCGCCTCAAGTTCCTCGGCCTCTCCCGTCGCTACTGGGGCAACGGTAACCGTGTCAACCTGGAAACGTACTACGAGCGTGTGGTGGAGCGCCCGGCCTTCAGGAGGGTTTTGGGCCACGTCAACAACATCCTGATATCTGCTGTCCTGCCGGTGGCGTTTCGTGTGGCCAAGAAGAACGCGCCGGTAATTGTCGGTACCACTCTGCTGATAGGCCTCCTGGGCGGAGCCACATACTTGGCCTTTCTGTACATGAGGAAGAGGCTCACTACCTTTAGCTGA